A genomic window from Helicobacter suis HS1 includes:
- a CDS encoding phage protease, whose amino-acid sequence MENFKPLEVMLSPLGRIKGIDGRVFVVEKSVFEALKKSQLDLPVNVDHEGSAIGWIKNASLRLDDSGIYGLLELNKNSQYLVSEKHYRYLSPSYLVDKDNNVQTITSLSLVNTPNILKQALNSIQGAPMEIQKEQLEPQKGQEIEGKAAQTQEGKASVNLDEALKPLFNALANLSIQIEELKKLLEAKNEGQEQEDSDTEENTQVQTQAKRAKQIKNLVANNAILPKRAGALMDFKGNDEAFDEAIEIYKLEACAIYNKIELNKVQATPHNTLAELIERQLGQFGHVSATSQN is encoded by the coding sequence ATGGAAAATTTTAAGCCGCTTGAAGTGATGTTAAGCCCACTGGGCAGAATTAAGGGCATTGACGGCCGCGTTTTTGTGGTAGAGAAAAGCGTATTTGAAGCGCTTAAAAAAAGTCAACTTGATTTACCGGTAAATGTTGATCATGAAGGCAGCGCTATTGGCTGGATCAAAAATGCAAGCCTAAGATTAGATGATAGCGGCATTTATGGCCTTTTAGAATTGAACAAAAATAGCCAATATTTGGTATCTGAAAAACATTATCGCTACTTAAGCCCGTCGTATTTGGTAGATAAAGATAATAATGTGCAGACAATCACAAGCCTTTCACTAGTCAACACGCCAAACATTCTCAAGCAGGCGCTAAATTCAATACAAGGAGCACCAATGGAAATACAAAAAGAGCAATTAGAGCCACAAAAAGGCCAAGAAATAGAGGGAAAAGCCGCCCAAACACAAGAGGGAAAAGCCTCCGTTAATTTAGATGAGGCGCTAAAACCACTTTTTAACGCGCTGGCTAACTTAAGCATTCAGATAGAGGAGCTTAAAAAACTTCTTGAGGCTAAAAATGAGGGGCAGGAGCAGGAGGATAGCGATACAGAGGAAAACACACAGGTACAAACCCAAGCCAAACGCGCTAAACAGATAAAAAACTTAGTAGCCAATAATGCGATTTTGCCCAAACGAGCGGGCGCGCTTATGGATTTTAAGGGAAATGATGAGGCGTTTGATGAGGCCATTGAGATTTATAAGCTTGAGGCATGCGCGATTTATAATAAAATTGAGCTTAACAAAGTGCAGGCCACACCGCATAACACCTTAGCTGAATTGATCGAACGCCAATTAGGACAATTTGGCCATGTTAGCGCCACTTCCCAAAATTGA
- a CDS encoding phage protein GemA/Gp16 family protein, translated as MTEKQKAFRKSLLAQIHMEPLQKLLAKSGIWERWLNERFYVTSCKDLAIEHLIDVLALLRRSSERYKRIRDPKAPTKKQANLIADLLDDLDMTLADFEKLAWRICKTRTNALTKQQASHLIFALKNMVKVQEQKFCQLAINDPNYVPSYLKNNQ; from the coding sequence ATGACAGAAAAGCAAAAAGCTTTTAGAAAAAGCCTCTTAGCCCAAATCCACATGGAGCCACTCCAAAAATTATTAGCAAAGTCTGGTATCTGGGAGCGCTGGCTAAATGAGCGCTTTTATGTCACAAGTTGCAAAGATTTAGCCATTGAACACCTTATAGATGTGTTGGCCTTATTGCGCCGCTCCTCTGAGCGCTACAAAAGAATTAGAGATCCCAAAGCGCCGACAAAAAAACAAGCCAACTTAATCGCCGATCTTTTAGATGATTTAGATATGACTTTAGCGGATTTTGAAAAGTTAGCATGGCGGATTTGCAAAACGCGCACAAATGCACTCACTAAGCAACAAGCTAGTCACCTCATCTTCGCGCTTAAAAACATGGTAAAAGTACAAGAACAAAAATTTTGCCAACTAGCCATTAATGATCCAAACTATGTCCCTAGCTACCTTAAAAACAACCAATAA
- a CDS encoding YggS family pyridoxal phosphate-dependent enzyme yields MDFRKKLEQLLIRIEKASHSNHPVQLIAVSKYATIEQIKALYACGQCAFGENKIQDYQTKSNALQDLPLEWHMLGVLQHNKINKLLALKPTLLHSLHSLELAEAIQTRAKEPLNALLQVNIAEESSKSGISPNLALQTYLTISQTCPQIHLKGLMVIGPLNATRVQTESVFKKAKKLFDQLPHAQILSMGMSGDFEIAIACGSNMVRIGNALFEN; encoded by the coding sequence ATGGATTTTAGAAAAAAACTAGAACAACTTCTTATACGGATTGAAAAAGCCAGCCATTCTAACCACCCCGTACAACTCATCGCCGTCTCTAAATACGCCACCATAGAACAAATTAAAGCCCTTTATGCCTGTGGCCAATGCGCTTTTGGAGAAAATAAAATTCAGGATTATCAAACTAAATCTAATGCCTTGCAAGACCTACCCTTAGAGTGGCACATGTTAGGAGTCTTACAGCACAATAAAATCAACAAACTTCTAGCCTTAAAACCCACTCTTTTACATAGTTTGCACTCTTTAGAATTGGCTGAGGCGATCCAAACTCGTGCTAAAGAACCTCTTAACGCCCTTTTACAAGTCAATATTGCAGAAGAATCTAGTAAGAGTGGTATCAGTCCTAATTTAGCCCTACAAACCTATTTAACTATTAGCCAAACTTGCCCACAAATCCACTTAAAAGGTCTTATGGTTATTGGCCCTCTTAATGCAACTAGAGTACAAACAGAAAGTGTTTTTAAAAAAGCCAAAAAATTATTTGATCAATTACCCCATGCTCAGATTTTATCTATGGGCATGAGTGGAGATTTTGAAATCGCCATTGCCTGCGGGTCTAATATGGTGCGTATTGGGAATGCGTTATTTGAAAATTAA
- a CDS encoding menaquinone biosynthesis decarboxylase, producing MHELVAKLQAIKALRVIDTPLDTRLEIPHIAYIEAKKPKGGQALLFNKPIKDNFVFDIPVLMNVFGSKERLEIILNRPIEACRQQLQTLLNLKKPKNLKDLWFCLKNLGALYHTLPKISKRPSSHRYFLDAEINLYQLPILTTWEEDAAPFITMGQVYTKSLDGKHQNLGLYRLQVYDQNHLGLHWQIHKDANHFFHAYKQAGVKMPVSVAIGGDVLYTWCGQAPLPYGMFELALYGLLRNKRALLMPCKTNPLCVPIDADIILEGWVDVNELRLEGPFGDHTGFYTPKEPYPVLEVSALALKQNPIYLASVVGKPPVEDKYMGFFTERLFLPILQKSAHGLLDYHMPENGVFHNFILVKIKPSYPGHASQIMHHFWGTGQMSFVKHAIFVGADAPALTNYPAIFEYILNHLNLAKTIITQGICDALDHASPDYAFGGKLGIDALEITPHPKTPLNDDILLERLQILMPSIQTLKQYGTHTKNPIVLVGVAKTNPLNSELKNLEPLYPHLSAIILVDACKNDLNNPYMLLWRVVNNIDAQRDIWLSASLICIDATDKNIQEHKRTWPRETDCSLKVLEKLAKQNLIPPLSDALYKHYHIYTSPKG from the coding sequence TTGCACGAACTCGTTGCTAAATTACAAGCCATTAAAGCTTTGCGCGTTATTGATACGCCCCTAGATACTAGATTAGAAATCCCCCATATTGCCTACATTGAGGCTAAAAAACCCAAAGGTGGACAGGCTTTACTCTTTAATAAACCCATTAAAGATAATTTCGTTTTTGATATTCCTGTTTTAATGAATGTTTTTGGCTCAAAAGAGCGTTTAGAGATAATTTTAAATAGACCCATTGAGGCCTGCAGACAACAACTCCAAACCCTACTCAATTTAAAAAAACCTAAGAATTTGAAAGATTTATGGTTTTGTCTTAAAAATCTAGGCGCGTTGTATCACACCCTGCCTAAAATCTCTAAAAGGCCATCTTCTCACCGCTATTTTTTAGATGCAGAGATCAATCTTTATCAATTGCCCATTCTAACCACTTGGGAGGAAGATGCTGCTCCCTTTATCACTATGGGGCAAGTTTATACTAAAAGCTTAGATGGCAAACACCAAAACTTAGGGCTTTATCGTCTACAAGTTTATGATCAAAATCATTTAGGTTTGCATTGGCAAATCCATAAAGATGCTAACCACTTTTTCCATGCCTATAAACAAGCAGGGGTAAAAATGCCTGTGAGTGTGGCTATTGGAGGCGATGTACTTTATACTTGGTGTGGACAAGCGCCCTTGCCTTATGGAATGTTTGAGCTAGCTCTTTACGGGCTATTAAGAAATAAGCGCGCTTTGCTCATGCCTTGTAAAACTAATCCACTTTGTGTACCCATAGATGCAGATATTATCCTTGAGGGGTGGGTAGATGTTAATGAGTTGCGTTTAGAAGGTCCTTTTGGCGATCACACCGGATTTTACACCCCCAAAGAGCCCTACCCCGTGCTAGAAGTGAGCGCCTTAGCTTTAAAGCAAAATCCCATTTATTTAGCTAGCGTGGTGGGTAAGCCTCCAGTTGAGGATAAATACATGGGTTTTTTTACAGAACGACTCTTCTTACCCATTTTACAAAAAAGTGCGCATGGTTTACTGGATTATCACATGCCAGAAAATGGGGTATTTCATAACTTTATCCTAGTAAAAATAAAGCCCAGTTATCCCGGACATGCTAGCCAAATCATGCACCACTTTTGGGGTACAGGCCAGATGAGTTTTGTTAAACACGCCATTTTTGTAGGTGCAGATGCGCCCGCATTAACCAACTACCCGGCTATTTTTGAATACATTTTAAATCATCTTAATCTAGCTAAAACAATTATCACACAAGGTATCTGTGATGCCCTCGATCATGCTAGCCCTGATTATGCCTTTGGGGGTAAATTAGGCATAGATGCCCTAGAGATCACCCCCCACCCTAAAACCCCTTTAAATGATGATATTCTTTTAGAACGCTTACAAATTCTTATGCCCTCTATCCAAACTTTAAAGCAATACGGCACACACACTAAAAACCCCATTGTACTAGTAGGGGTGGCTAAAACAAACCCGCTTAATTCTGAGCTTAAAAATTTAGAGCCCCTCTATCCCCACCTTAGCGCAATCATTCTAGTAGATGCATGCAAAAACGATTTAAATAACCCCTACATGCTACTTTGGCGTGTGGTTAATAATATAGACGCCCAGCGAGATATTTGGTTAAGCGCCTCTTTAATTTGCATAGACGCTACAGATAAAAATATACAGGAGCACAAACGCACATGGCCTAGAGAGACGGATTGTTCTTTAAAAGTGCTTGAAAAGCTAGCTAAGCAAAATCTCATTCCCCCTTTAAGCGATGCACTTTATAAACACTATCACATTTATACCTCTCCTAAGGGTTAA
- the serA gene encoding phosphoglycerate dehydrogenase: MHIAICDPIHPKGLKLLQEQRDFTFVDYSNLPKDELPLAIKDAHVLITRSMTAINASMLKEAHTLKAVVRAGVGVDNVDIQYCSQRGIVVMNVPTANTIAAVELTMAHLLNAVRCFPGANAQLKLKRLWKREDWYGTELFGKKLGIIGFGNIGSRVGVRALAFGMEVYTYDPYISKSKATDLGVIYTKNFNDILACDIITIHTPKNQETINIIDAEQIAQMKEGVILINCARGGLYNETALYNALKSHKIRWLGLDVFSKEPGINNPLLDLENVYVTPHIGANTLESQEQIALQAIQAALEALRGSSYPNALNIPIQENIAPYAKPYLSLTQKLGFLCSQINKDACNGLELILAGPIKEYSNSLLTFALMGLLKPTLGEKVNYVNAPFIAKERNITLSIKTLEDATPYTNLITLCMSSPSQTTQVSGTVFADNLLKITNINGFEMDVKPQGTMILFKNTDKPGVIGNVGQTLAKYDINIADFRLGRNSKQEALAVILVDASISPKILHALQEIPYCLSVCLVSI; encoded by the coding sequence GTGCACATTGCTATCTGTGATCCTATCCACCCAAAGGGGTTAAAACTTTTACAAGAGCAGCGAGATTTTACCTTTGTAGATTATTCTAACCTCCCTAAAGATGAACTGCCCTTAGCGATTAAAGATGCTCATGTACTCATCACCCGTAGCATGACTGCTATTAATGCCTCTATGTTAAAAGAAGCACATACGCTTAAGGCAGTGGTAAGGGCTGGCGTGGGGGTGGATAATGTGGATATACAGTATTGCTCACAAAGAGGGATTGTGGTGATGAATGTACCCACAGCTAACACTATTGCTGCCGTAGAGCTCACTATGGCGCATTTATTAAATGCGGTGCGTTGTTTCCCCGGGGCTAATGCTCAGCTTAAACTTAAACGGCTTTGGAAACGCGAGGATTGGTATGGCACAGAGCTTTTTGGTAAGAAATTGGGCATTATTGGTTTTGGCAATATTGGTTCGCGTGTGGGGGTGCGTGCACTAGCCTTTGGTATGGAAGTGTATACCTACGATCCTTATATTTCCAAATCCAAAGCCACCGATTTAGGCGTGATTTATACTAAAAACTTTAACGATATTTTAGCCTGCGATATTATCACAATCCACACCCCTAAAAACCAAGAAACCATTAATATTATTGATGCAGAGCAAATTGCGCAGATGAAAGAGGGGGTGATTTTAATTAATTGTGCTAGAGGGGGGCTTTATAATGAGACGGCGCTTTATAATGCTCTTAAATCTCACAAAATACGCTGGTTAGGGCTTGATGTCTTTAGCAAAGAACCCGGGATTAATAACCCGCTTTTAGACCTAGAAAATGTCTATGTAACTCCTCATATTGGCGCTAACACGCTAGAATCTCAAGAACAAATCGCTTTGCAGGCTATCCAAGCTGCTTTAGAAGCACTAAGAGGGAGTAGTTATCCTAATGCGCTAAATATCCCCATTCAAGAAAACATCGCCCCCTATGCTAAACCTTATTTATCCCTCACCCAAAAACTAGGCTTTCTTTGTTCACAAATTAATAAAGATGCGTGCAATGGATTAGAGTTAATTTTAGCTGGTCCTATTAAAGAATATTCTAATTCGCTACTTACCTTTGCGCTTATGGGTTTACTTAAGCCAACTCTAGGCGAGAAAGTCAATTATGTTAATGCCCCTTTTATTGCTAAAGAGCGCAATATCACCCTTAGTATCAAAACTTTAGAAGATGCCACGCCTTATACTAATTTAATCACGCTATGCATGAGTAGCCCTAGCCAAACTACCCAAGTAAGCGGGACGGTCTTTGCGGATAATTTATTAAAAATTACTAATATCAATGGCTTTGAAATGGATGTTAAGCCTCAGGGGACGATGATCTTATTTAAAAATACAGACAAACCCGGAGTGATTGGCAATGTAGGCCAAACCCTAGCTAAGTATGATATTAACATTGCTGACTTCCGTTTAGGCCGTAATAGCAAACAAGAGGCTTTAGCTGTTATTTTAGTAGATGCCTCTATTAGCCCTAAAATTTTACACGCTTTGCAAGAAATCCCCTATTGCTTAAGCGTGTGCTTGGTTTCTATTTAA
- a CDS encoding glycosyltransferase, giving the protein MGVTLMRNVYFKTVSLIVTTYNQEAHLSLVLDSILHLVVFPNEVLIADDGSEQSTALLIKSYVSSFKQKGISLKHIWQEDSGFRVAKSRNNAILEARGEYIVIIDTDTILSPLFIYDHLYFAHPKVLLQGGRIFLTQQESQKILSQRDLSLTHSKRSYKNYRNLALAYLVYKCHQITRHIFQKKTMIKGVRSANMSFSKKDFLAIDGFNENFIGWGREDSEFVARFLFNQGVMKILKFCAITYHVCHKENKRDLLQENHIRYLQTLQKQRISWRESKTLSYPS; this is encoded by the coding sequence ATGGGTGTTACTCTTATGAGGAATGTCTACTTTAAAACGGTTTCTCTTATCGTTACAACTTATAACCAAGAAGCGCATTTAAGTCTAGTGTTAGATTCAATTTTGCATTTAGTTGTCTTCCCTAATGAGGTGTTAATCGCTGATGATGGGAGTGAGCAATCCACCGCGCTTTTAATTAAGAGCTATGTTTCTTCTTTTAAACAAAAAGGCATATCACTCAAACATATTTGGCAAGAAGATTCAGGTTTTAGAGTTGCTAAGAGTCGTAATAATGCCATTTTAGAAGCGCGTGGAGAGTACATTGTTATCATAGATACAGATACCATCCTTAGCCCTCTATTCATCTACGATCATTTATACTTTGCCCACCCTAAAGTTTTATTGCAAGGAGGGCGGATTTTTTTAACACAACAAGAGAGTCAAAAGATTTTAAGCCAAAGAGATCTGTCTTTGACCCATTCTAAGAGGTCTTATAAAAATTACCGCAATCTAGCTCTAGCCTATCTTGTTTATAAATGCCACCAAATCACGCGCCATATTTTTCAAAAGAAAACCATGATTAAGGGCGTTCGTAGCGCCAACATGAGTTTTAGTAAAAAAGATTTTTTAGCCATTGATGGGTTTAATGAAAACTTTATTGGCTGGGGCAGAGAGGATAGCGAATTTGTTGCCCGTTTTCTTTTTAATCAAGGTGTGATGAAAATACTCAAATTCTGCGCGATAACCTACCATGTTTGCCACAAGGAAAATAAGCGCGATCTCCTCCAAGAAAACCACATCCGCTACTTACAGACCTTGCAAAAACAAAGGATTAGTTGGAGAGAGTCTAAAACTCTATCTTATCCGAGTTAA
- a CDS encoding LPP20 family lipoprotein, with the protein MLVAKKPWVTLLSLPLILQAVPQMPHWYQNAPKGVGYFYGSGMADTKEEAKQKALNDLASSISVHVSSNTTSDTTRIDKKITKHSSQNIQLIVDSIKFVNVQTDKEECYRHVCYTRLRLDKNIFLNLLSKRYTEAYNTLAPLKPAKGCRGIFIKQKQQIQSVLDKLLPLQEILSAYGRAYMPVKFYQNIIKDNSPKPKANLVFSNGADNEISDAITGQYARFIQQTSDPGYYRIENKIYTSEGNGQFHIGLDINIKNCQGDIIYSKHINADQNTRGAAIERTKAQVFKQMRNYQNGVGAGTADVNSDKIEF; encoded by the coding sequence ATGTTAGTTGCAAAAAAACCTTGGGTGACTCTTTTAAGTTTACCTCTCATTCTCCAAGCAGTTCCACAAATGCCACATTGGTATCAAAATGCCCCTAAAGGGGTAGGGTATTTCTATGGGAGTGGCATGGCAGATACTAAAGAAGAGGCTAAGCAAAAGGCACTCAATGATTTGGCTAGTAGTATCTCTGTGCATGTTTCTAGTAACACCACAAGCGACACCACCCGTATTGATAAAAAGATCACAAAACATTCTAGCCAAAATATCCAACTTATTGTAGATTCTATTAAGTTTGTTAATGTCCAGACAGATAAGGAGGAATGTTATAGACATGTGTGTTATACCCGCTTGCGTTTGGATAAAAATATCTTTTTAAATCTTTTATCTAAACGCTATACAGAGGCCTATAACACGCTAGCCCCTTTAAAGCCGGCTAAAGGGTGTCGGGGTATTTTTATCAAGCAAAAACAGCAAATCCAAAGCGTTTTGGATAAGTTATTGCCTTTGCAAGAAATATTGAGTGCCTATGGCCGTGCTTATATGCCTGTCAAGTTTTACCAAAACATCATCAAGGATAATAGCCCCAAGCCTAAGGCCAATCTTGTATTTAGCAATGGAGCGGATAATGAAATTAGCGATGCCATCACCGGTCAATATGCCCGCTTTATCCAGCAGACTAGTGATCCGGGGTATTACCGCATTGAAAATAAGATTTATACCAGTGAGGGCAATGGGCAGTTTCATATCGGGCTAGACATTAACATTAAAAATTGTCAAGGGGATATTATTTATTCTAAACACATCAATGCCGATCAAAACACCCGTGGGGCTGCAATTGAGCGCACTAAAGCCCAAGTGTTTAAACAAATGAGGAATTATCAAAATGGCGTGGGGGCGGGTACGGCTGATGTTAACTCGGATAAGATAGAGTTTTAG
- a CDS encoding ATP synthase subunit B family protein: MLTQKYDQQSKVMIEKLIKNYRSMQEKEEEKMQEEAIAEVLDTLFNASENRYKCAHCH, encoded by the coding sequence TTGCTCACCCAAAAATACGATCAGCAGTCTAAAGTTATGATTGAAAAATTGATTAAAAACTACCGCTCTATGCAAGAAAAAGAGGAGGAAAAAATGCAAGAAGAGGCGATTGCAGAGGTTTTAGACACCCTCTTTAATGCTTCAGAAAACCGGTATAAGTGCGCACATTGTCATTAA
- the fmt gene encoding methionyl-tRNA formyltransferase, with translation MKILFMGTPLFAQVVLAHLLEEGFEVVGLITQPSKPFGRQQQMKDSATKVFIQEKQLPIPVFEPLKIDDLTLQTIQNLKPDVVVVVAYGKILPQSLLNLVPCINLHGSLLPQFRGASPIQEMILHDLSEFGVSVIKMSAQMDAGDILGMDSFIKDRDYNAEELGTRLACMGARLVARVLNQLEQITPIPQDHTKATYCKKISKENGLVAFDSAKTVYLKSLAYTPWPGVFLKSGLKLFGIELINTQDCHQEGEILALEGESVLVGCLRGVLKIATLQAPGKQKIAAKSYLSGKRLKVGEILN, from the coding sequence ATGAAAATCCTGTTTATGGGAACTCCTTTATTCGCCCAAGTGGTGCTTGCGCATTTGCTAGAAGAGGGGTTTGAAGTGGTGGGCTTGATCACCCAGCCTAGTAAACCTTTTGGCAGACAACAGCAAATGAAAGATAGTGCCACTAAGGTTTTTATCCAAGAAAAACAATTACCTATCCCTGTTTTTGAACCCCTAAAAATAGATGATTTGACTTTACAAACTATCCAAAATCTTAAGCCTGATGTGGTTGTAGTGGTGGCTTATGGTAAAATTTTACCCCAATCACTTCTTAATTTAGTCCCCTGTATTAATTTGCACGGCTCGCTTTTACCCCAATTTAGGGGCGCATCACCCATACAAGAGATGATTTTACATGATTTAAGCGAATTTGGGGTGAGCGTGATTAAAATGAGCGCTCAGATGGATGCGGGGGATATTTTAGGTATGGATTCTTTTATCAAAGATAGGGATTATAACGCTGAGGAATTAGGTACGCGGTTAGCTTGTATGGGAGCTAGATTAGTAGCAAGGGTTTTAAACCAACTAGAACAAATTACCCCCATTCCCCAAGATCACACCAAAGCCACTTATTGTAAGAAAATCAGCAAAGAAAACGGGCTTGTTGCATTTGATAGCGCTAAAACCGTGTATTTAAAATCTTTAGCTTATACCCCGTGGCCGGGTGTTTTTTTAAAAAGTGGGCTGAAGCTTTTTGGAATTGAACTTATCAATACTCAAGATTGCCACCAAGAAGGAGAGATTCTAGCCTTAGAGGGGGAGAGTGTTTTGGTAGGTTGTTTAAGAGGTGTACTTAAAATTGCAACCTTGCAAGCTCCGGGCAAACAAAAGATCGCCGCTAAGAGTTATTTAAGCGGGAAACGCTTGAAAGTTGGGGAGATTTTAAATTAG
- a CDS encoding biotin--[acetyl-CoA-carboxylase] ligase, protein MRILYFKTLPSTQLYLVEQIKKGGLSAPICVWARYQSAGVGSRAQKWESVQRALTFSFAWEIQVGVPTQSWSLYFGYLFKESLHELGKSEVWLKWPNDLYKEGRKIGGVMTQIYRHTLICGIGLNLESKHYGALDVCPETTLCTFLEKLETKPSWQDVYNAYCQDFTRNHQNQFFTHENDRISLQQAQILEDGGLLIAGNIYHANR, encoded by the coding sequence GTGAGAATCTTATATTTTAAAACCCTACCCTCCACCCAATTATACTTAGTAGAACAAATTAAAAAAGGGGGATTAAGCGCGCCTATTTGTGTGTGGGCTAGATACCAAAGTGCTGGTGTGGGTAGCCGTGCGCAAAAGTGGGAGAGTGTACAAAGAGCTTTAACCTTTTCTTTTGCATGGGAGATTCAAGTAGGAGTACCCACACAAAGTTGGAGTTTATATTTTGGTTATCTTTTTAAAGAGAGTTTGCATGAACTTGGCAAATCTGAGGTGTGGCTTAAATGGCCTAATGATCTTTATAAAGAGGGGCGTAAGATCGGAGGAGTGATGACTCAAATTTATCGCCATACTTTAATCTGTGGGATTGGGCTTAATTTAGAATCTAAGCACTATGGCGCGCTAGATGTATGCCCTGAGACTACTTTATGCACTTTTTTAGAAAAATTAGAAACAAAACCTAGCTGGCAAGATGTTTATAACGCCTATTGCCAAGATTTTACCCGCAACCACCAAAACCAATTTTTTACACATGAAAATGATCGCATTTCTTTACAACAAGCCCAGATTTTAGAAGATGGAGGCTTATTAATTGCGGGCAATATTTACCACGCTAACCGCTAA
- a CDS encoding F0F1 ATP synthase subunit B family protein: MNISINIYLMAVVFVTFLVLLFLLNIWVYRPILANIDARKEAVAKDQRSIEQIQREVVAYKKEAQDLLKDARIQADKILQDALSSAHANYESVVAQKEEELNKEYRQFCATLKETKSNLKLQLSQDLPALEASLKLKISQV; the protein is encoded by the coding sequence ATGAACATTTCAATTAATATTTACTTAATGGCTGTGGTCTTTGTAACCTTTTTGGTTTTGCTATTCTTGCTAAACATTTGGGTATACCGCCCTATTTTGGCCAATATAGACGCGCGCAAAGAGGCAGTAGCTAAAGATCAAAGAAGCATTGAGCAAATCCAAAGGGAAGTGGTTGCTTACAAAAAAGAAGCACAAGACCTTCTTAAGGACGCGCGGATTCAAGCGGATAAAATTTTACAAGATGCGCTCTCTAGCGCCCATGCCAATTATGAGTCTGTAGTGGCCCAAAAAGAGGAGGAACTTAATAAGGAGTACCGCCAGTTTTGTGCCACATTAAAGGAAACTAAAAGTAATTTAAAATTACAATTATCGCAGGATTTGCCAGCTTTAGAGGCTTCTTTAAAGCTTAAAATATCTCAAGTTTAA
- a CDS encoding F0F1 ATP synthase subunit B family protein has protein sequence MLQRVLVGVMILSAMVAGTPMQVGQTDIVMRVLNFLLFLGILWYFTGSMLKKALLKRRSKISDKLSSLQDQRQSIKEEKEQALSALEQAKQQASQIVSNAKQEAYLLTQKYDQQSKVMIEKLIKNYRSMQEKEEEKMQEEAIAEVLDTLFNASETALDMPVYMRLIHQKVVQ, from the coding sequence TTGTTACAGCGTGTGTTGGTTGGGGTTATGATTTTAAGCGCTATGGTTGCTGGTACACCTATGCAAGTGGGGCAAACAGATATTGTAATGCGGGTATTAAATTTCTTGCTCTTTTTGGGGATTTTGTGGTACTTCACAGGCAGTATGCTTAAAAAAGCGCTACTTAAAAGGCGTTCTAAAATTTCTGATAAGCTAAGCAGTTTACAGGATCAACGCCAGTCTATCAAAGAGGAAAAAGAACAGGCCTTATCCGCCCTAGAACAAGCTAAACAACAAGCTAGCCAAATTGTCTCAAATGCTAAACAAGAAGCCTATTTGCTCACCCAAAAATACGATCAGCAGTCTAAAGTTATGATTGAAAAATTGATTAAAAACTACCGCTCTATGCAAGAAAAAGAGGAGGAAAAAATGCAAGAAGAGGCGATTGCAGAGGTTTTAGACACCCTCTTTAATGCTTCAGAAACTGCCCTTGACATGCCCGTTTATATGCGCCTAATCCACCAAAAAGTAGTGCAATGA
- a CDS encoding F0F1 ATP synthase subunit delta, with amino-acid sequence MIALIAKKYTEALRRSLSPEELEATMGGLETICALYNHPDFLELIASPYYPESLKQDILTSFLEQKEGKLHNLIALLTIHKRLSLLPLIYQELLAQTQRKKNIYQGYLYCNQNIPSEQAEQLKQEVSAYLNISLELKIFHQDKEGLRLDIPDLEIEIAFYKDYFFKQLKRYIMEAV; translated from the coding sequence ATGATTGCGCTCATCGCTAAAAAATATACAGAGGCTTTACGCCGTAGTTTAAGCCCAGAGGAACTTGAGGCCACTATGGGGGGTTTAGAAACTATCTGTGCGCTTTATAACCACCCGGATTTTTTAGAGTTAATTGCCTCTCCTTACTATCCAGAATCGCTAAAACAAGACATTCTCACTTCCTTTTTAGAGCAAAAGGAGGGCAAACTGCATAATCTAATCGCTCTTTTAACAATCCATAAACGACTCTCTCTTTTGCCTTTAATTTATCAAGAGTTATTAGCACAGACACAGCGCAAGAAAAATATCTATCAAGGCTATTTGTATTGTAACCAAAATATCCCTTCAGAACAAGCAGAGCAGTTAAAACAGGAGGTTTCAGCCTATCTAAATATCTCTTTGGAACTTAAAATATTCCATCAAGATAAAGAGGGGTTACGGTTAGACATTCCGGATTTAGAAATTGAGATTGCATTTTATAAAGACTATTTTTTTAAACAACTCAAACGGTACATTATGGAAGCGGTGTAA